The Ahaetulla prasina isolate Xishuangbanna chromosome 3, ASM2864084v1, whole genome shotgun sequence genome window below encodes:
- the LY96 gene encoding lymphocyte antigen 96 yields MMLRYLQFFQLIIILSLYGVTVALEKQLLCTSNDIDILYSYCGSGRDNFLFSVEPCLLRGRSEWRGTIFWIPKADLTVVNARIQLLNGPSKAFKWESTVCHGVDDDYSFCGALKGETINTTVKIRGSGSKYLQLLKGEYIVFFEVLTGLKELATCVNYTLILK; encoded by the exons ATGATGTTGCGATATCTACAGTTTTTCCAGCTTATTATCATTCTTTCTCTTTATGGCGTTACTGTGGCGCTGGAAAAACAACTGCTTTGTACATCTAATGACATTGATATTTTATATTCCTATTGTG GTTCTGGGAGAGATAACTTCTTATTTTCAGTGGAGCCATGTTTGTTACGGGGTCGTTCAGAATGGCGGGGAACTATTTTTTGGATTCCAA AGGCTGATTTGACAGTTGTCAATGCACGCATACAGTTGTTGAATGGGCCTTCCAAAGCCTTCAAATGGGAGAGTACTGTTTGTCATGGTGTGGATGATGACTATTCATTTTGTGGAGCTCTGAAAGGAG AAACAATCAACACAACTGTGAAAATCAGAGGATCAGGGTCAAAATATCTGCAGCTTTTAAAG GGGGAATACATTGTATTTTTCGAAGTATTGACAGGTCTCAAGGAGTTGGCAACTTGTGTGAATTACACACTGATCCTTAAATAG
- the TMEM70 gene encoding transmembrane protein 70, mitochondrial encodes MLLVAGLRLHAPGLKLWQQSAGRCRALQAAKRLGGIPEKRQPFTASHCKLLTPLGSPRAFASRFWLGENKQIPFLRAVSLCRFGTSSLEEHSEYGRLIYSGTLSKTVLGVKMFCFTTSILTASMLFAIIHKYGLNFDKLYSEIAFYSATLFFIFLTPTILHLFTRRYIIRLYYKDKTDTYTAITYSGILREKKTLFHQKDVTVPDMSKMFTTFYVKRRAMLVNPFLFNYAQDYSHLMGYDKPFQFSLKDSEK; translated from the exons ATGTTGCTGGTGGCCGGGTTGAGGCTCCACGCTCCCGGCCTAAAACTGTGGCAGCAAAGCGCCGGAAGATGTAGAGCGCTCCAGGCGGCGAAGAGGTTGGGGGGAATCCCCGAGAAGCGCCAGCCCTTCACGGCTTCCCATTGCAAACTACTAACGCCGCTTGGTTCGCCCCGAGCGTTTGCATCCCGGTTTTGGCTGGGAGAAAACAAGCAG ATTCCATTTCTCCGTGCAGTGTCTTTGTGTCGCTTTGGTACATCATCCCTGGAGGAACATTCAGAATATGGAAGATTAATTTATTCTGGAACTTTATCAAAAACTGTGTTAG gaGTGAAAATGTTCTGTTTTACCACCAGCATACTTACCGCTTCCATGTTGTTCGCTATTATACACAAGTATGGCTTAAATTTTGACAAACTCTACTCGGAAATTGCTTTTTATAGTGCCACATTATTCTTCATTTTCCTAACACCAACGATCTTACATTTATTTACTAGAAGGTATATTATCCGCCTGTACTATAAAGATAAAACAGACACATATACAGCAATTACATACAGTGGCATTTTGAGAGAAAAGAAAACTTTGTTCCATCAGAAAGATGTGACTGTTCCAGACATGAGCAAGATGTTCACAACATTTTACGTTAAAAGAAGAGCAATGCTTGTTAATCCATTCCTTTTTAATTATGCTCAAGACTACAGCCATCTTATGGGTTATGATAAACCCTTTCAGTTTAGTTTGAAGGACTCAGAAAAATAG